The DNA window TATGATTCTATATGGGAAAGGGGATCCGGTTCAGGCCGTTGAAGTCCTTGCTCCGTGGATTCGCCATGTTCATATCAAGGATGCAACAGCTGCTTCAGTTAAGGGGGAGTGGGGAGTTGAAGTGCCCTGGGGAGACGGCGATGTGGATGGTGACGCCTTTATCGGGACTCTGATAAAAATCGGTTATTCGGGGGCACTGGAAATTGAGCGGGAAGCGGGGGATTCTCGGGAAGAGGATATTAAGCTGGCCGCGAAGCGCCTGGGGGTGAGTCATGGGGGATAAAGCTATTCGTGTTCGGCTCGGCATCATGATGTTTCTTCAGTTTTTTATCTGGGGTGCATGGTATGTGACGCTGGGAACCTATCTTTCCCAGACACTGAATTTTGATCCGGCGCAAATTGGACGTTCCTATAGCGCGATTCCATGGGGAGCGGTCATTGCTCCGTTTATTGTGGGTATGATTGCGGATCGCTTTTTTGCGGCTCAGAAGGTGATGGCTTTTCTGCATCTTACGGGCGGTGTTATTCTGATGTATGCCAGCACGGTCACAGATCCGTCCCTGATGTTCTGGGTACTGCTGGTCTATGCGGTGTGTTATAACCCGACTCTCGGGCTGGCGAATGCCATCTCTTTCGGAAAACTGAACGATCCGGAAAAGCAGTTTCCGGCTATTCGCGTATGCGGAACTGTCGGCTGGATTGTGGCCGGTTTGCTGGTTGGGTTTATGAAGGTTGAGGCGCAGCATGTTCCGATTCAGATTGCGGGTGGCAGCTCGCTGTTGCTGGGAATGCTTTCGCTCTTCCTGCCCGATACACCGCCCAAATCGCTGGGTCATAAGGTGACGGTTGCAGATGTGCTGGGGCTTGAAACGCTGAAGCTGATGAAAAACCGCTCGTTTGCTGTGTTTGTGTCAGGTTCGCTGCTCATCTGTATCCCGCTGGCCTTTTACTATAACTTTGCGAATATGTTTCTGAATGATGTCGGGGTGGTGAATGCTGCGGGAAAAATGACCCTGGGACAAATGTCGGAATTTATTTTCATGATCATTATGCCGTTTTTCTTTGCGCGGCTCGGGGTTAAAAAAATGCTGTTGCTGGGCATGCTCTGCTGGGTGGTGCGTTATGTGTTTTTTGCGCTGGGAAATGCGGAATCGATGGTCTGGATGTTCTACGGCGGAATTCTGCTGCACGGTATCTGCTATGATTTTTTCTTTGTGACCGGCCAGATCTATGTGGACAACACCGCGCCGAAAGCCATTCAGGCGCAGGCTCAGGGATTCATTGCTTTTATTACCTATGGTGTCGGTATGGTGATCGGTGCCAACCTGTCCGGTGAAGCGGTGAAATATTTTACGGTCGAAGAGATTATCAACTGGCGGGCGGTCTGGTTATTCCCGGCCATTTTATCGGGCGTGATTCTGCTTCTTTTTGCTGCGGTATTTAAAGAGGGGGAAACGGTCGGTGAACGTTGAACCTGCCATCAGACCCGAACTGGATCCTGATTTTGTTCCTGCGGCATTGTGGAACCGGGCATATCGGGAAAAGATGGTTCAATCCGGGAAGTCCATGGCGGTGGCGGTTGCGCTGATTCGGCCGGATGAAACCGGAAGTATTTACCGAACACAGATTCTTCCGCCTTCAGATGAATATGATCCGCTGACACTGAGATATATGGAGCGCCTGCTGAAGTTTCTGCTTTGGCAACGTGGTGCGTGCACGGTACTGATTGCCGGATGCCGGGCGGTGACGGAAAAGCTGGCTTTCATCTATTCCCCGAATGGAGCCCGGGCTTTTGATGCTGATTTTTTCGGCCGTCGGATTTTTCTCCAGCCATTGGAAATCAGACCCTGTTCGTTCGATGCTTTGCCCGATCTGAAGGAGGCCGATGTGCCTGTGGGTCGTCATTTCGATGGATGCCGGATCGGATTTGATCTGGGGGGATCCGACCGCAAGTGCGCTGCGGTGAACGAGGGGCGGGTGGTGTTTTCCGAAGAGGTCGAATGGAACCCGTATTTTGAAAAAAATCCGGATTATCATATTGAGGGAATCAACGATTCCCTGAAGCGCGCTGCGGAGCATCTTCCGCGCGTGGATGCGATTGGCGGCAGTGCTGCCGGAGTTTATGTGAAGAATGAAGTCCGGGTGGCTTCTCTTTTTCGGGGGGTTTCGGATGCGGACTTCGTGTCGCGAGTTCGTCCTGTTTTTTCCGATCTGAAAAAACGCTGGAATAATGTGCCTTTTGAAGTGGTGAACGACGGGGAGGTTACGGCGCTTGCCGGTTCGATGGATCTGCATGAAAACGGGGTGCTCGGTGTGGCGATGGGGACCAGCGAGGCGGTGGGCTATGTGAATCCGGAAGGCCGTGTTACGGCCATGCTGAATGAGCTGGCGTTTGCACCGGTGGATTACCGTGCGGCAGCCCCGATCGATGAATGGTCGGGCGATTCCGGCTGCGGGGTACAGTACTTTTCGCAGCAGGCCGTAGCGCGTCTGGCTCAAGCAGCCAACTTTGAATTTGCTGCGGAAATGCCGTTTCCTGAGCAGCTGATTGCCGTGCAGAAAGCGATGACGAAGCAGGATCCGCGTGCTGCGGCAATCTATCGGACGATGGGGACCTGTCTGGGGTATTCGATTGCACATTATGCCGATTTTTATGACATACGGATGCTCATGCTGATGGGGCGTGTGATGAGCGGTGAAGGCGGAGCGCTCATTCTGAAAACGGCCCGGGATGTTTTGGATGCCGAGTTTCCGGTGCTTGGAAAACAGATTGAACTGTGCACACCGGGCGAAAAACAAAAACGGCACGGTCAGGCGGTTGCGGCGGCAAGTCTCCCGGGTCTTGGAGGGCGCAGATGAATCCCTATTTATCTTTCGTGAATAAAATTAAACAGGACCAGGAGGCGGCTCGGACGATTGCTCCGGATGCGCGGGTTCGTAATGCTGCAGACTCGGGCGATGTGGTTCTGCTGTTTTCACCGCACCCGGATGATGAGTGTATCACGGGCCTGTTGCCTTTTCGGCTGATGACGCAGCTCGGATGCAGAGTGGTTAACGTTCCGGTTACCTTCGGCAGCGAGACGGACCGTCGGGCGGGGCGTATGAACGAACTCAAAAATGCCTGCGATTATCTGGGCTGGTCCATTCATCGTGTGCGTCCGGATTTCCAGCCTTTGGAGGTTTCGGATGTAGTTCGTGTGTTGGATCAGGTTCAGCCAGAAATTCTTTTTATGCCGCATTCCGGAGATTGGAATACGCGGCATGTCGAGGTGCATTTTCTTGTGCTTGAAGCGCTGAAGTGTATGGGGGATTCATTCAGTTGCACGGTGGTGGAAACTGAATTCTGGGGGGCGATGGATGATCCGAATCTGATGGTGGAGGGTCGGCCGGAAATGGTGGCGGAACTGGTGGCGGCAACGGCTCTGCATGAAGGGGAAGTGGCGCGAAATCCATATCACCTTATGCTGCCGGCCTGGATGCAGGATAATGTTCGCCGTGGCAGTGAACTGGTCGGGGGGCAGGGCACCGGTGCCCCCGCGTTTACCTTTGCTACCCTCTACCGGGTTCGGAAATGGAACCATGGGAAATTTTTCCAAACCCTGGAAAATATACAGGTTCCGGCTGCTGATCGGCCGGAATTGGAGCAGTGGAAATGGAAGTTATTATAAAGAAAAGTGCAGATGCAGCCAGCATTGCCGCAGCCCGGGTGGTTGCACGGTTGGTGCAGGAAAAACCAACGGCTGTGCTGGGGCTGGCTACGGGCAGTACGCCGCTGAAACTCTATAAAGAGCTGATTCGGATGCACCGGGAGGAGGACCTGGATTTCAGTCGGGTTACGACGTTTAATCTCGATGAATACATCGGGCTTGAGAAGACGCATGCGCAGTCATATTACCATTTTATGCATGAAAACCTGTTTAATCATATTCATGTTAAACCTGAAAATATTCACATTCCTGATGGAATGGCACCGGATGTTGCGGCCAGCTGTGCAGCGTACGAGCAACAGGTTGCCGATGCCGGCGGGATTGATTTGCAGATATTGGGCATCGGCTCGGACGGTCATGTCGGATTCAATGAGCCGACTTCTTCTTTTACTTCCCGTACCCGGATCAAAACTCTGACTAGACAGACCGTGGAGGATAATGCGCGGTTTTTTGGCGGTGCTGAGCATCAGGTTCCGCGTCACTGCATTACCATGGGTATCGGGACGATTATGGAGGCCCGGATGAACCTGCTTCTGGCTTTCGGAGAACGTAAGGCGACGGCGGTTGCAGAATCCGTGGAAGGGGCTGTTTCGGCGATGATGCCGGCATCGGTTCTGCAGCATCATCCGAATGCAAAGTTATTCCTCGATGAAGCGGCAGCTTCAGCACTGAAGCTGGCCGATTATTACCGATGGGTTTACGAAAGAAAGCCGGAATGGCAGAGGGATGCATGATGAAACCAGCACAAATTGCCGAAGTATTTGAGGTTCCGGGGCAACTCGTTCGCATTCGGCCGGAGGGCAATGGAAATGTGAACGATACGTATCTGGCGGTGTTTCGGACGCATTTTTCCGAAGAGCGCATTATTGTTCAGCGCGTGAATAAGCATGTTTTCAAGAAGCCGGAATGGATCATGGAAAATATGAGTATTCTCACGAATTACTGCCATAAGCAGTTGCAGGCGGAGCAGGGTCAGGCCGATCGGGTGTGGCAGCTGCCCCGCATTATTCCATGTCGGAACGGGCGCGATTATTTTCAAGACGATTCGGGGGAGTATTGGCGGGCATTAACCCTCATTGCCTCGGCAACCTCGTACGAAACGGCACAGAATATGGAACATGCGCACGAAGTTGGCGTGGTGCTGGGACAGTTTCATCGTTTGGTTTCCGGGATGAATCCGATGAGTCTGCGCGATACTCTGCCGGGATTCCATGAAACACCGGGATATTTAGAGCAATATGATGAGGTGCTTCGGCAGGAGCATTCACAGCGACTGACAGAACGTTCGATGGAGGTGAAAAATCTGCATCGTTTTGTGGCGCAGCGTCGTGATTTGGCCAATGTGCTGCAGGATGCACTGGAGTCGGGAGAGCTCAGGCAGCGGCTGATCCATGGTGATCCCAAGGTCAGTAATATCATGATTGATGATGATACGGGAAAGGGCACTGCCATTATTGATCTGGATACAGCCAAGCCGGGGCTGATTCATTATGATTTCGGCGATGCCCTTCGTTCCATCTGCAACCGTGGTGGTGAAGATGCCCGGAATCTGTCGAAGGTGACGTTTGACCTGGATCTGTGTGATGCTTTTGTCCGGGGCTACATGAAACATGCCGGCGATTTTCTGACGGATAACGATAAAAAATATTTGTTTGATGCGGTGCGGCTGATTGCCTTCGAGCTGGGGTTACGTTTCTTTCAGGATTATCTGGCAGGTAACCGTTATTTCAAAGTGATCTCACCCGAGCAAAATCTACTGCGTGCACGGGTTCAGTTCCGGCTTTGTGAAAGCATTGAACATCGTGAATCGAAGATTCGTAGAATCTTCGAACAGGCTATCGGCAAGGCTTCCGAAGATGATCTTGATTACATTGTCATTTAGTTCAAAAAACGACGGGAAAATTAACGGTTGTACACGGGGCTGCGCAGGAGCGGTCGGAAACATTTCGCCATACGTTCAGGGATTGCCGGTCTGTTTTGCGATGTAGATTTCGAGCTGAAGTTGGAGTTTAAAACCTATTGGGGCTGTGGCTTTAGCCGCTGCGTGTAACCGGGAAAAATAAAAACGTGAAGCCTTCAAAGTCAACAGCCGTGACCGTTCGATATCGGTCTGTGAATACTTTTGATCTTTGGGGTGTTAAGCGTGGAGATAAGGGATGCTAAACTATTTAGCAGGTATCGGAACATGGTGACTCTGAATGCGTATCCCCCAATCCCTCTTCAGAATAACAAGGTTCGAGCGATGTCTGATATACCACACCAAAAAGAGCGGCTTCTCTCTCTCGATACATTGCGCGGATTCGACATGTTATGGATTGTTGGCGGCGGTTTTCTGTTTCTGAAACTGGCTGAGATTACGGAATGGGGCTGGGCGGATGCGCTGGCCAAACAGATGCATCATGCCAAATGGGGATCATTTCATTTTTTTGATCTGATTTTTCCGTTGTTCATTTTGATGTCTGGCGTGGTTATTCCTTATTCGCTTTACAGCAGGCTGGATAAAGGAGAATCCAAAAAGTCGATTTATCTGAAAATCATAAAACGCTTTGTGATTCTGGTCGTTCTTGGAGCCGTTTATAATGGAGCATTGCAGTTTAAATTCAGTGAATTGCGTGTGGCCAGTGTGCTGGGGCTTATCGGGGGAGCTTATGCCATTGGAGCTCTCATTGCGGTTAATTTCCGTTCGGCGAAATCACTCGGTATTTGGGTGTTGGGTATTTTGCTGGGGTACGGAGTTCTTCAACTCTTTATCCCGGTGCCGGGTTATGGAGCTGGGGTTTTAAATGGGGAGGGCAGCTGGAATGGATATATCGATCGTCTTTTGATGCCCGGGAAACTGCTGAGTAAAACAATGGATCCGGAAGGGATTTTGGCGGTGGTGGTTTCGTCATCGATCACGCTTATGGGGGTGTGGGCCGGAATGCTGCTGAAACGCGATGAAATATCGCCCTATAAAAAAACCGGGATTATTGCCGGAGTCGGGGGAGGCTTTGTGGTGGTTGCCCTGATTCTTAAAACGTGGTACCCCATCATCAAGGGGCTGGCTACGGTGCCGTATATTATGCTGTCCGGCGGTTTGAGCCTGTTGTTGCTTGCTCTGTTCTACCTCGTGATTGACGTCTGGAAAGTACAGAGGTGGACGTTGTTTTTCCGGGTGATCGGCATGAATTCGATCACGATTTATCTGGCGGTTAAAATTTTCGATTTCTGGAAACCGGCTTCTTTTATCTTTGGCGGAGTCTCCCGGTATTTTGGAGATTTTGCACCGCTGATCATCGGGCTGGGAGTTATCTGCGTTGAATGGATTTTTCTCTATTTTCTCTACGGAAAAAAGTTTTTCTAAAGGTGTGATGGGGGAGATGAAAAATTATTTTGTCATTTTATTTCTGTTGGCCGGGTTGTCTGTATCCGCCGATTCCGGGGTCCGGGAGTGGGCTGAAACTCTGTTTCCGTTTGGCCGCGATTGCCGGCAGCATGCGACTGCGGCTGCGGCTGAAAAAGGCCTCCGGATAAACGGATTCTCGGTTACGGGTATTCCGCAAAATGCTGGAATTTCCGCAGATAAACAACCGTTGTAACGAAGGCAGGATAGGAGCTGATTATGAAAATAAAGATAGGATTAAGACATGCCGCATCCAGTGATTGGAACCGTGTTGCAGAATTGATTTATATGTCGACGAATGCCTGGTATCAGGCGAAGGGAAATCCTCCGATCTTTCAGGGAGCTCCCGATTCCACCCGCCTTTTTTGCGAAGTGTATGATGAGCTGGATGCTTCCCGCTGCCTCATTGCGGCGGATGAAACCATGGGAAGCCTTGCCGGTTCCTGTTTTTATCATGACCGTGAAACCCATGTGTCGCTCGGTATCATGAACGTCCACCCTAATTATGCCGGACAAGGCGTTGCGCGGCAGTTATTGGAATATATCCTGAATTTTGCAGAAGAGCAGGGGAAACCGTTGCGTCTGGTTTCGAGTGCCATGAATCTGGATTCCTATTCTCTTTATAATCGTGCGGGCCTGGCTCCGTATGCGGTGTATCAGGATATGATTTTCGATGTGCCGGAAGAGGGCATTGAGGAGCGGACTCCCGAGGGCAAGCGGGTACGGAATGCTCAGCTTTCCGATGTGGCGGCGATGGTTGCATTGGAAGAGGATGTTCTGGGGATTCGCCGTGGTTCTGATTTTGAATATTTTATAAAGAATAAAAGGGGCGATTGGCATATGAGCGTGATTGAAGATGAGCAAGGAAATCTTGATGGTTTTCTGGCTTCGATCTGGCATCCGGCCAGCACCATGCTGGGGCCGGGGTGTATGCGCTCCGATGAGTCGGCAGTTGCTCTGATCCGTCGCGAGCTGAATTTCCGCAAAGGAAAAACGATGGTTTGGCTGGTGCCGTCGGATCGCCCGGTCATAACGCAGGCCATGTATGGACTGGGGGCAAAAAACTGCGAGCTCCATTTTGGCCAGACCACTGGAGAAGGGCCTTCCATTCGAGGAGTGGTGATGCCGACGTTTATGCCCGAAACGGCCTAGATGATCGCGGTTTGATGACCGGGTGGTCACGCGGAAATCACGCATTCATATCTGACGAAGAACCGATTTTCTTCCTTTTCCGGCCTGTTTCTGCAACGTTTATTTCATGAATCGAATATTCAGACCCTTGAAGTTTCAGACGCCGGTTTTTGAAGAGGGAAAACCGGTGTTTCCGGATGCGCCGCAGCGGGTAACGCCGTATATGCTGCATAATATGCGGAACTGGAAGTGGGAAGTGGAGATCAAGGAACTGACGCTGCAGTATGTAATGAGCGGGCATATTGCGTATCAAATGGAGGGGCAGACCGTCCGGGCGACGCGGGGAACCTGTTTTCTGTTCCGGCCGGGACAGCGGCTGAGCGGCCGGGCGATGGACGAAAGGCCGGTAACGATGTTTGCGGCGCATTTTGCGGATCTTCCGGACGTTGAAAATATCCGAGGGTTGATTCATGCACCAATCCGTGAGGTCAGTCTGTTTGAAGCGACGGCGGAATATGCCGTGAAGTGCCGGCAGCGCGAAGAGTCTTCTTCCGGCATCCATACCGAAACGGCGCTGCGTCAATTGTTCCATCTGTTGCAGGATAATCTGGATCTCGGGCATATTAGTGCGGTCCAGCAGCAGGTGGAAGCCCTGCTGGAGCAGATCAAACGTGAACCCGGTCTGGACTGGCGGGTGGACGTGATGTGCGGGAAAATCGGGATTTCGCGCTCGCAGCTGACTCGTTGGTTTAACCGGCTGACGGGAACTTCGCCTAACCGTTATGTGATTGAGCACCGTATTGCACAGGCGATTCAGTTGCTGGGTATGACGACGAGTTCCATCGCCGATATCGCCGCTGCACTGGGCTATACCGATGTGCCCTTTTTTATCCGTCAGTTTCGCAAAGAAACCGGGATGTCGCCGGGTTCGCTGAGAAAAGCGGAAGAATAGTGAGTGCTACAATAGTCCAACTATTGGAAAAATAGTTTTCTTAGGGTTTGAAGGTCGTTTTGTTATATCTCTTCACTATGAAAACAGAAAAAAGCACATCCTCTCTATCCCGTCGCAGTACGCTGAAAGCCGGCGTCTTCACCGCAGGTGCCGTCGCAGCGCCTACGATTATTCCAGCTTCCGTTCTGGGCGGTCAGGCACCATCGAAAAAACTGACGATGGGTTTTATCGGTGTCGGCAATCAGGGCACCAATGTGAATTTGAAAAATTTCCTGTCGCAGGACGACTGCCGCGTTGTGGCGGTTTGCGATGTGAAGGCGAATAATCAGGACCATGCGCAGCAGATTGTGAATGAGAAATACGGTGATAAAGGGTGTGCCGGCATTCCGGATTTTCGCAATATGCTGGCTCGTAAGGATATCGATGCGGTCTGTATTTCCACGCCGGACCATTGGCACGTTCCGATGTCGATCCTGGCGATGGAAGCCGGTAAACATGTGATCAGCGAAAAACCGACCCTGACGATTGCCGAGGGGCGCGAGCTGGTGAAGGTGCAGAAGAAGACCGGAAAGGTGTTTACGGTCGGCCTTGAGGACCGTGCGGTTATTCATTATTACAAGCTGGCCGAGGCCGTCCGCAACGGAGCCATCGGCGACCTGATTAAAATTGATGTGGGGCTGCCCTACAAATCCTGGAGTTATCCGAACATGCCGGAAATTCCTGTGCCCGATGATTTCAACTACAGCATGTGGCTGGGTCCTGCACCATATAAACCCTACACGGCAAACCGCACGGAGCCGCAGGCCTGGCGTCAGCAGGATGCCTTTGCCGCCGGTGTTCTGACCGATTGGGGTATGCATCTGTGCGATACCGCCCAGGTCGCCAATTTCTCCGAACGGACCAGCGCGGTGAAAGCGGAACCCATTAAGTTCATCGTTCCGAAAAATTCCATGAACGACGTGCCGAACTATTTCGATCTGAAATTCACCTATGCAAACGGCGTCACGATGAATGTACTCTCGTCGCAGCCCCGTATCATGTTCTATGGAACTCAGGGCTGGTGCGGATGCGACGGATGGCGTGGCCAGTTGATGGCGCATGACAAGCGCATCCTGAAAGCGAGATATGAAGATAACAAAATCTGGAAGATGCCGCCCTATGAGCAGCGCAATTTTCTCGATGTGGTACTTCATGGGGCAAAACCAAATTATGATGCTGAAGATCTGCATCGTCTGAGCACGACACTGCTGACCGGATCGATTGCCATGAAGCTGAACCGGACGGTCAAATGGGATCCGGAAAAGGAAGAATTCCCCGGCGACAGCGAAGCCAATGCACTCCGTTCCCGCGAAACGTCCAACGATTGGAAAAATGCTTAGTTTCTGTGTTCCCGGGCCGGGACTCACGTTCAATGAAAAAGGTACGATATGAAAAAAACAGCACTGACAGCATTACTCCTTTTCGCCGCCGCGGGTTATGCCGAAGAGGGGTTTCATATCTATAAAAGTCCGGGCGTCACCTGGACGCCGAAGATTCCGGGGCAGGAGTGGATTGTTCATCAGAAGGACCGTCCGCAGCCGCCGCGGGTTAAACCCGCTCCGTATCCGGGAATGACGCCGGCTCCGTCGGACGCGATACTGCTCTTTGACGGAACGTCACTGAATAAACTGAATACGAAATGTCCGGTCGTCGATGGCGCACTTCGGGTCAGCGGCGGCATTTCATCCAAGGATGCCTTCGGCGATTGCCAGCTTCACATTGAATGGCGGACGCCGACGGAGATTAATACCAATAAAATCAACAATTCGGGAAACAGCGGGATTTTCCTGATGGGAAAATATGAAATTCAGGTATTCGATTCTTATTCGGTGGAACTCTATGCCGATGGCTCGGCCGCTGCGGTCTATGGTCAGACGCCGCCGATGTTCAACGTCTGCCGGAAGCCGGGCGAGTGGCAGACGTATGACATCTTTTTCAAAGCACCTGTGTTTGATGAAGAAACGCTGGTGACTCCGGCCTATGTCACGGTCATGCACAACGGAGTCTTTGTCCACGTTAATACCGAGATTACGGGACCGACCAAACACAATAAAGCGCTGCTCTACGAAGCACATGAACCCCGTCGGCCTTTCTGGATTCAGGCCCACGGCAGTCCGGTTGAGTATCGTAATATATGGATTCGGGATCTCGGAAAATAAAGCGGCAGGGAGCTTTTGCTATTGTCCGGAAGCTTTAACGAGGGCGAAAAAACGGTCTTCGTATTTTTCCCACAGATTGTTGAGTTTCAGCATTTTGGCCAGACCGTTTATTTTTGAAGGATCACGCGAGGCTTCGAGAAAGGCCTGATCGATATTATCGGTCAGGCGTTTCTTCATAT is part of the Pontiella agarivorans genome and encodes:
- the nagB gene encoding glucosamine-6-phosphate deaminase; the protein is MEVIIKKSADAASIAAARVVARLVQEKPTAVLGLATGSTPLKLYKELIRMHREEDLDFSRVTTFNLDEYIGLEKTHAQSYYHFMHENLFNHIHVKPENIHIPDGMAPDVAASCAAYEQQVADAGGIDLQILGIGSDGHVGFNEPTSSFTSRTRIKTLTRQTVEDNARFFGGAEHQVPRHCITMGIGTIMEARMNLLLAFGERKATAVAESVEGAVSAMMPASVLQHHPNAKLFLDEAAASALKLADYYRWVYERKPEWQRDA
- a CDS encoding helix-turn-helix transcriptional regulator; its protein translation is MNRIFRPLKFQTPVFEEGKPVFPDAPQRVTPYMLHNMRNWKWEVEIKELTLQYVMSGHIAYQMEGQTVRATRGTCFLFRPGQRLSGRAMDERPVTMFAAHFADLPDVENIRGLIHAPIREVSLFEATAEYAVKCRQREESSSGIHTETALRQLFHLLQDNLDLGHISAVQQQVEALLEQIKREPGLDWRVDVMCGKIGISRSQLTRWFNRLTGTSPNRYVIEHRIAQAIQLLGMTTSSIADIAAALGYTDVPFFIRQFRKETGMSPGSLRKAEE
- a CDS encoding Gfo/Idh/MocA family protein; translation: MKTEKSTSSLSRRSTLKAGVFTAGAVAAPTIIPASVLGGQAPSKKLTMGFIGVGNQGTNVNLKNFLSQDDCRVVAVCDVKANNQDHAQQIVNEKYGDKGCAGIPDFRNMLARKDIDAVCISTPDHWHVPMSILAMEAGKHVISEKPTLTIAEGRELVKVQKKTGKVFTVGLEDRAVIHYYKLAEAVRNGAIGDLIKIDVGLPYKSWSYPNMPEIPVPDDFNYSMWLGPAPYKPYTANRTEPQAWRQQDAFAAGVLTDWGMHLCDTAQVANFSERTSAVKAEPIKFIVPKNSMNDVPNYFDLKFTYANGVTMNVLSSQPRIMFYGTQGWCGCDGWRGQLMAHDKRILKARYEDNKIWKMPPYEQRNFLDVVLHGAKPNYDAEDLHRLSTTLLTGSIAMKLNRTVKWDPEKEEFPGDSEANALRSRETSNDWKNA
- a CDS encoding GNAT family N-acetyltransferase is translated as MKIKIGLRHAASSDWNRVAELIYMSTNAWYQAKGNPPIFQGAPDSTRLFCEVYDELDASRCLIAADETMGSLAGSCFYHDRETHVSLGIMNVHPNYAGQGVARQLLEYILNFAEEQGKPLRLVSSAMNLDSYSLYNRAGLAPYAVYQDMIFDVPEEGIEERTPEGKRVRNAQLSDVAAMVALEEDVLGIRRGSDFEYFIKNKRGDWHMSVIEDEQGNLDGFLASIWHPASTMLGPGCMRSDESAVALIRRELNFRKGKTMVWLVPSDRPVITQAMYGLGAKNCELHFGQTTGEGPSIRGVVMPTFMPETA
- a CDS encoding acyltransferase family protein, whose translation is MLWIVGGGFLFLKLAEITEWGWADALAKQMHHAKWGSFHFFDLIFPLFILMSGVVIPYSLYSRLDKGESKKSIYLKIIKRFVILVVLGAVYNGALQFKFSELRVASVLGLIGGAYAIGALIAVNFRSAKSLGIWVLGILLGYGVLQLFIPVPGYGAGVLNGEGSWNGYIDRLLMPGKLLSKTMDPEGILAVVVSSSITLMGVWAGMLLKRDEISPYKKTGIIAGVGGGFVVVALILKTWYPIIKGLATVPYIMLSGGLSLLLLALFYLVIDVWKVQRWTLFFRVIGMNSITIYLAVKIFDFWKPASFIFGGVSRYFGDFAPLIIGLGVICVEWIFLYFLYGKKFF
- a CDS encoding 3-keto-disaccharide hydrolase; its protein translation is MKKTALTALLLFAAAGYAEEGFHIYKSPGVTWTPKIPGQEWIVHQKDRPQPPRVKPAPYPGMTPAPSDAILLFDGTSLNKLNTKCPVVDGALRVSGGISSKDAFGDCQLHIEWRTPTEINTNKINNSGNSGIFLMGKYEIQVFDSYSVELYADGSAAAVYGQTPPMFNVCRKPGEWQTYDIFFKAPVFDEETLVTPAYVTVMHNGVFVHVNTEITGPTKHNKALLYEAHEPRRPFWIQAHGSPVEYRNIWIRDLGK
- a CDS encoding nucleoside permease, which gives rise to MGDKAIRVRLGIMMFLQFFIWGAWYVTLGTYLSQTLNFDPAQIGRSYSAIPWGAVIAPFIVGMIADRFFAAQKVMAFLHLTGGVILMYASTVTDPSLMFWVLLVYAVCYNPTLGLANAISFGKLNDPEKQFPAIRVCGTVGWIVAGLLVGFMKVEAQHVPIQIAGGSSLLLGMLSLFLPDTPPKSLGHKVTVADVLGLETLKLMKNRSFAVFVSGSLLICIPLAFYYNFANMFLNDVGVVNAAGKMTLGQMSEFIFMIIMPFFFARLGVKKMLLLGMLCWVVRYVFFALGNAESMVWMFYGGILLHGICYDFFFVTGQIYVDNTAPKAIQAQAQGFIAFITYGVGMVIGANLSGEAVKYFTVEEIINWRAVWLFPAILSGVILLLFAAVFKEGETVGER
- a CDS encoding phosphotransferase enzyme family protein, with the protein product MMKPAQIAEVFEVPGQLVRIRPEGNGNVNDTYLAVFRTHFSEERIIVQRVNKHVFKKPEWIMENMSILTNYCHKQLQAEQGQADRVWQLPRIIPCRNGRDYFQDDSGEYWRALTLIASATSYETAQNMEHAHEVGVVLGQFHRLVSGMNPMSLRDTLPGFHETPGYLEQYDEVLRQEHSQRLTERSMEVKNLHRFVAQRRDLANVLQDALESGELRQRLIHGDPKVSNIMIDDDTGKGTAIIDLDTAKPGLIHYDFGDALRSICNRGGEDARNLSKVTFDLDLCDAFVRGYMKHAGDFLTDNDKKYLFDAVRLIAFELGLRFFQDYLAGNRYFKVISPEQNLLRARVQFRLCESIEHRESKIRRIFEQAIGKASEDDLDYIVI
- a CDS encoding PIG-L deacetylase family protein, translated to MNPYLSFVNKIKQDQEAARTIAPDARVRNAADSGDVVLLFSPHPDDECITGLLPFRLMTQLGCRVVNVPVTFGSETDRRAGRMNELKNACDYLGWSIHRVRPDFQPLEVSDVVRVLDQVQPEILFMPHSGDWNTRHVEVHFLVLEALKCMGDSFSCTVVETEFWGAMDDPNLMVEGRPEMVAELVAATALHEGEVARNPYHLMLPAWMQDNVRRGSELVGGQGTGAPAFTFATLYRVRKWNHGKFFQTLENIQVPAADRPELEQWKWKLL